A genomic region of Micromonospora sp. NBC_01796 contains the following coding sequences:
- a CDS encoding DEAD/DEAH box helicase, which translates to MSDQIEEVMAGQDLAADAPVRPEAPTFADLGARQETVDALAAVGILRAFAIQEYALPIALRGTDLIGQAPTGTGKTLGFGVPLLERVTAPAEGSTGVPQALVVVPTRELGLQVAKDIAAAGKTRGVRVLPIYGGVAYEPQVEALRKGVEILVGTPGRLMDLAKQKHLRLDGVHALVLDEADRMLDLGFLDDVEKILAMLPEKRQTMLFSATMPDPIVTLARRFLHQPVTIHAGHTAETGPSPLTQQLVYRTHSMNKVEIVARIMQAEGRGLTMIFTRTKRAADRVAEDLDFRGFAVAAVHGDLGQGARERALRAFRTGKIDVLVATDVAARGLDVTGVTHVINYDCPEDQDTYTHRIGRTGRAGATGVAITFVDWDDMPRWRIIDKTLGLDMPEPPETYHTSPHLYTDLHIPTDVSGTLPTADRTRVGLSAEVEEDLGGRSRTARRPEGGRGGDSAGRGAGRTRGRRDGDGRSGGGRPAATTPDAPVDQADEVVRTSTRQRRRRRAGEVVVGDGTDTGTAAATVVVTDGTGPVAETTGDGSDEAGTGRTRTRRRRRGGRGSRAGSASTDTGATDSGTPNARSTGDGSAPADSASA; encoded by the coding sequence ATGAGCGATCAAATCGAAGAAGTTATGGCTGGCCAGGACCTGGCCGCCGACGCTCCGGTGCGCCCGGAGGCACCGACCTTCGCGGACCTGGGCGCACGTCAGGAGACCGTGGACGCGCTCGCCGCCGTCGGTATCCTGCGCGCGTTCGCGATCCAGGAGTACGCCCTGCCGATCGCGCTGCGCGGCACCGACCTGATCGGCCAGGCGCCGACCGGCACCGGCAAGACCCTGGGCTTCGGCGTACCGCTGCTGGAGCGGGTCACCGCGCCCGCCGAGGGCAGCACCGGCGTACCGCAGGCGCTTGTCGTCGTACCGACCCGTGAGCTGGGCCTGCAGGTTGCCAAGGACATCGCCGCCGCCGGCAAGACCCGTGGCGTACGCGTACTGCCGATCTACGGCGGGGTGGCGTACGAGCCGCAGGTCGAGGCGCTGCGCAAGGGTGTCGAGATCCTGGTCGGTACGCCCGGCCGGTTGATGGACCTGGCGAAGCAGAAGCACCTGCGGCTCGACGGGGTGCACGCCCTGGTTCTCGACGAGGCCGACCGGATGCTCGACCTGGGCTTCCTCGACGACGTCGAGAAGATCCTGGCGATGTTGCCGGAGAAGCGGCAGACGATGCTCTTCTCGGCCACCATGCCGGACCCGATCGTCACGTTGGCCCGGCGCTTCCTGCACCAGCCGGTGACGATCCACGCCGGGCACACCGCCGAGACCGGGCCGTCGCCGCTGACCCAGCAGCTCGTCTACCGCACCCACTCGATGAACAAGGTCGAGATCGTCGCCCGGATCATGCAGGCAGAGGGCCGTGGCCTGACGATGATCTTCACGCGGACCAAGCGGGCCGCCGACCGGGTCGCCGAGGACCTCGACTTCCGGGGCTTCGCGGTCGCGGCGGTCCACGGTGACCTGGGACAGGGTGCCCGGGAGCGGGCGCTGCGGGCGTTCCGTACCGGCAAGATCGACGTCCTGGTCGCCACCGACGTCGCGGCCCGTGGGCTCGACGTCACCGGTGTCACCCACGTGATCAACTACGACTGTCCGGAAGACCAGGACACGTACACGCACCGGATCGGTCGTACCGGCCGGGCCGGCGCCACCGGTGTCGCGATCACCTTCGTCGACTGGGACGACATGCCCCGGTGGCGGATCATCGACAAGACGCTCGGGCTCGACATGCCGGAGCCGCCGGAGACGTACCACACGTCCCCGCACCTCTACACCGACCTGCACATCCCGACCGACGTCTCGGGCACGCTGCCGACCGCCGACCGGACCCGGGTCGGCCTCTCCGCCGAGGTCGAGGAAGACCTCGGCGGCCGGTCCCGCACCGCTCGCCGCCCCGAGGGCGGCCGGGGCGGCGACAGCGCCGGTCGCGGCGCGGGTCGTACCCGGGGCCGCCGGGACGGCGACGGTCGCTCCGGCGGTGGCCGACCGGCCGCCACCACCCCGGACGCGCCGGTCGACCAGGCCGACGAGGTGGTCCGGACCAGCACCCGGCAGCGCCGTCGGCGTCGCGCGGGCGAGGTTGTCGTCGGTGACGGCACCGACACCGGCACCGCCGCTGCCACCGTGGTCGTGACCGACGGCACCGGCCCGGTCGCCGAGACCACCGGCGACGGATCGGACGAGGCCGGCACCGGTCGCACCCGTACCCGGCGCCGCCGCCGTGGCGGTCGGGGTTCGCGGGCCGGTTCGGCATCCACCGACACCGGCGCCACCGATTCCGGTACGCCGAACGCGCGCTCCACGGGCGACGGTTCGGCCCCGGCGGACTCCGCCAGCGCCTGA
- a CDS encoding DUF3107 domain-containing protein, with amino-acid sequence MEVKIGVQYAPRELVLESAQTPAEIEQIVTDAIANDGTLSLTDEKGRRIIVPVTKVAYVEIAEASPRAVGFVAR; translated from the coding sequence GTGGAGGTCAAGATCGGCGTGCAGTACGCGCCGCGCGAGTTGGTGCTGGAGAGCGCGCAGACGCCGGCCGAGATCGAGCAGATCGTGACCGACGCCATCGCCAACGACGGCACCCTGTCCCTGACCGACGAGAAGGGTCGCCGGATCATCGTCCCGGTGACCAAGGTCGCGTACGTCGAGATCGCCGAGGCGTCCCCTCGGGCCGTCGGTTTCGTCGCCCGCTGA
- a CDS encoding class I SAM-dependent methyltransferase: MPEQLELALAEVRALLLDPGLTRAVAAGRRRGQAPTLVRAELRPVALKAGPRLQIATFDGSRPYTRNVAPGPESDEAVDALLAEPFGNWHVETATATVQVRVTKKGDAQVHRAAADRTSVAPAGHDRAKEYLLDPGDPLFAAVGGSAAKRRQVDAFLRALAATLPAELTGPLRVVDLGCGNAYLTFAAYRYLTGRGVEVELVGVDVREDQRQRNTELAEELGCADRVRFVAGTILDAVVEPAPDLVLALHACDTATDEALARAVGWGARWVLAAPCCHHDLARQLRARPAPEPYDLLTREGILRERFADVLTDSLRAGLLRLHGYRVEVVEFVDSQHTPRNLLLRARRTGAEPTPEQRTEYRGLVSQWQVVPRLETLLG; this comes from the coding sequence ATGCCCGAACAACTCGAACTCGCACTCGCCGAGGTACGGGCGCTGCTGCTCGATCCCGGGCTGACCCGTGCGGTCGCCGCCGGCCGTCGCCGGGGACAGGCACCGACCCTGGTCCGCGCCGAACTGCGACCGGTGGCCCTCAAGGCCGGTCCCCGGCTACAGATCGCGACCTTCGACGGCTCCCGGCCGTACACCCGGAACGTGGCACCAGGTCCGGAGTCGGACGAGGCGGTGGACGCCCTGCTGGCCGAGCCGTTCGGCAACTGGCACGTGGAGACGGCGACCGCCACCGTCCAGGTACGGGTGACCAAGAAGGGCGACGCCCAGGTGCACCGGGCGGCTGCCGACCGTACGTCGGTCGCACCGGCCGGACACGACCGGGCCAAGGAGTACCTGCTCGATCCGGGCGACCCGCTGTTCGCCGCGGTCGGCGGCAGCGCGGCCAAGCGCCGCCAGGTCGACGCGTTCCTCCGGGCGCTGGCGGCAACCCTCCCGGCCGAGCTGACCGGGCCGTTGCGGGTGGTCGACCTCGGCTGCGGCAACGCGTACCTGACCTTCGCGGCGTACCGCTATCTGACCGGGCGCGGGGTGGAGGTCGAACTGGTCGGTGTGGACGTACGGGAGGACCAGCGGCAGCGCAACACCGAGCTGGCCGAGGAACTGGGGTGCGCCGACCGGGTACGGTTCGTCGCCGGCACCATCCTGGACGCGGTGGTCGAACCGGCACCCGACCTGGTGCTGGCCCTGCACGCCTGCGACACCGCCACCGACGAGGCACTCGCCCGCGCGGTCGGGTGGGGCGCCCGGTGGGTGCTCGCCGCCCCGTGCTGCCACCACGACCTGGCCCGGCAGTTGCGTGCCCGGCCGGCTCCGGAGCCGTACGACCTGCTGACCCGGGAGGGCATCCTGCGGGAGCGGTTCGCCGACGTACTCACCGACTCGCTGCGGGCCGGGTTGCTGCGGCTGCACGGGTACCGGGTCGAGGTGGTCGAGTTCGTCGACAGCCAGCACACGCCACGCAACCTGCTGCTGCGCGCCCGTCGTACCGGTGCCGAGCCGACACCGGAGCAGCGGACGGAGTACCGGGGACTGGTGTCGCAGTGGCAGGTCGTACCCCGGTTGGAAACCCTGCTGGGCTGA
- a CDS encoding TetR/AcrR family transcriptional regulator, with the protein MTAAAENGAQTAGRPTRLPRSARRKQLLAAAQEVFVAQGYHSAAMDDIAERAGVSKPVLYQHFPGKLELYLALLDTHADAIVAMVREAIAATPDNKDRVSGAVRAYFDFIDHKSEAFRLVFESDLRNEPAVRERVERVEQGCIAAIADTIISNTGVHRARAELLASGLVGAAETAAQFWLAGGRQVPKSEAEALLAALSWRGIASFPLQGESA; encoded by the coding sequence ATGACCGCTGCTGCGGAGAACGGTGCGCAGACAGCAGGCCGACCTACCCGGCTGCCTCGCTCGGCCCGGCGTAAGCAGTTGCTGGCCGCCGCCCAGGAGGTTTTTGTCGCCCAGGGCTACCACTCGGCGGCGATGGACGACATCGCGGAGCGGGCCGGGGTCTCCAAGCCGGTGCTGTACCAGCACTTCCCGGGCAAGCTCGAGCTGTACCTGGCGCTGCTGGACACCCACGCCGACGCGATCGTGGCGATGGTCCGGGAAGCGATCGCGGCCACCCCGGACAACAAGGATCGGGTCAGTGGCGCGGTACGGGCGTACTTCGACTTCATCGACCACAAGAGCGAGGCGTTCCGGCTGGTCTTCGAGTCGGACCTGCGCAACGAGCCGGCCGTACGGGAGCGGGTGGAGCGGGTCGAGCAGGGCTGCATCGCGGCGATCGCCGACACGATCATCTCGAACACCGGCGTGCACCGGGCGCGGGCCGAGTTGCTCGCCTCCGGCCTGGTCGGGGCGGCCGAGACGGCGGCCCAGTTCTGGCTGGCCGGCGGGCGTCAGGTGCCGAAGTCCGAGGCGGAGGCGCTGCTCGCCGCCCTGTCCTGGCGTGGCATCGCCAGCTTCCCCCTCCAGGGCGAGTCGGCCTGA